The Tripterygium wilfordii isolate XIE 37 chromosome 18, ASM1340144v1, whole genome shotgun sequence nucleotide sequence ctcctaaaaggctaaaataataaatcaaaattttagggaaaaaaaaacttctgaCCTATAAAATTCTTtagataaaatattaaaatcctCTAGATATCCAAATaacttgtgttgattttcattctctctctaacTATTTCCTCAAGAACAATTTTCTACAAGGCTTTGTTCTTCATTTCACTTCAAATATTCAAGCCTTACAAACATTAGAGTCCACTAGTTGCTAGAGTGTTGCTGGTGAAGCGAcaaaccaaaacacaaaatgacTTCCCAGGACAAATCTACACACAAACACATTGTGGATGCATGCACATAATATATACGCCTATCAATACACACATACATGTGTACGTAAGTAAATAGCCAACTAGAAAACATAACTCACTTGCAAGTTCTTTGCATGCCTGCTCACTTGTACATGAGTGGTTCTCTTTACTCTTTCCACCCTGGGCCAAAAACCAATACTTGGGTAAAAATCACTTTCTTACTGACTTATCAACCATTTTCCTTCACAAAGGAGCTTGAAGGGACAAAGGAAGGTTTTCAGTcattctgtgtatatatataatccacaGAAAATTGAATACTCAAAGAAAAGTAAGTACATTATGGAGAAAACTAACTAAATTATTCGTATGTATATCATTAATATAAGAATGCAAGTTGCTACTTGCTAGGGGAAGGACaatcaacaaaaaatcaaacagGGAAAAAATACCAGAAAGTATACCATAAAACTAGATGTTGAAATGTAGCTTTTGTTCCTTTACAGAATGTGTTGAGATAAGTACAAAAAGAGCTACCTGCTAAACCTCTTATTGTGGCTAACCAATCTCAAAACAGTCTTCGTCCTAGCCAAGAAAGTATAATGCAATATACTCGCAGTCTGTACACTTACGCTCCCTTGCAATTTCTACCAACTTGAATTACTGAGGATTGTTAGCATTACCCAAGATTTCAAGACCCTCAGTTCGGCAACTCATGATTTTACGAAAGACTTCCCTCACTTGGCGCTCCAATGGATCCAAACTATTCTTAAAAATTTCACAAACCATAGCCAACTCTTGCACTCCCTGCTCAATTTCTGTCTTCTGTTCCTCTGTCAGCGGAAATTGAGCTACATCAACCAAGTCTGTCAGGTGACGTGTACATCTCTCAAACTGATAAATTTCCTTCAACAAACCATTAGAGCTCcgcctttctctctttttcgacTCCTCCATAATCTTCTCATAAAGTTGGAGTATTGGCACAGCCCATGAGAAATTCCGTGGGATTTGAAAGTGAATATTAAGGCCCCTATCCTGGCAAGGGATAGCTGCAACAAGAGCCCACAGGACAATCAAGAGCACAGAATTCATGGTGAAAACAAGAACTGCCAGTCCAGTTGTTGCCACAGCTTCATTTGCACGAGGTGCCACCAAGTTGCCGGCCATTGATTGAAGTTGCTTAGCTGCAGACCAAGATCGAGAAACACTCCATGAAAGAGAACGTGAATGCCCTGGCGGGTGCTGACTACGACCCCTATTTGTGTTATGACGCCCAAATGACCGGTTCCTTTGTGACAAAACTGATCCAGATTCCTTCTCATCAAGCATTGCAAGTGCCAAGTCAGCTAAAGCTTTTCTCGCCCGACGGAAATTGCCCTCACCCACCATCCTCTGGGGAGAATGCAACGCAGACTGAACAATCTCCAATTGTTTATGCCATAAACGAAGCTTCTCAATCCCATCACGAATTGCATTACATATATCAAGGGCCTTCACACTCCTCTCAAAAAATTCAGAAATCATACTATCCAGAGGGGATTTCAAAACTTGGTCTTTGTTCTTCAACAAAATTACCCTAAATTCTTCCTGGCAACTCATAAAAGCATCCAAAAGTTTCTTAATCCATTCAACAGATAGTAATCCATCAGCACTAACAACAGACAGCTCATGGAATCGTTCTGTGACATGTTTCTGAAATGACCCAACATCTTGGTTACCAGATTCATGAGTGCCTTCCATGGAATGAACTTGTTCACGCCTTGCTCTAAACATTGAAAGGCCAAATGAGCGAAAGGGTGTAGACGGGCTACCCAGATCATCTGAGGATCGCATTGTCAACAGATTCAAGTAATCCCCCGAAAGATTTCTCAAGAAGACAGAATTCACACAACTAAAGAAAATCGATCCTTAACTAGATTTATAAACCCCACCAGATCAAACCAACAATCCACAAAAAACAATTTTGACCGTTAAATCCTGAAGTTCAGTAACCTACAAATTCCATTTTACATATCCAGTGGAAGTAAACAAGATTCCTCCAAATCCAAATCAAGACCTGTTGATGGACAAACAATCTTGAGCAGAAGCTCACGGATCACGGCTCAGGAGAGATCATAGAAATCCAAAGCCAAatgcagaaaaagaagaaagtaccTTGACACCACCAACGATGTTGCATGAAGGCAAGCTATTCGGACGAGTAGAACCCAACACGAGAAGCTTCGTTTCGTCCAGAGAAAAAGAGGGCATTAGCTTAAGAATAAATGGTGGATCGTGAAACCCTAAAGCGAAGGACTTGAGCCCCTCGCTCTAGCAGAGGTAGATCCCCTCTAAATTCGATAAAAGCATTAAAGCGTTTCTCCAAAGAGAGCAGTCAAATATAAGGGAAAAAAACTCGCATGTATTAATTTTGtcctaattatttttaattatgtacaaaaaatattttaattaattgtgcattgacttttttttaaaaggacaTCAGTACCTGAAATctcgttaaaaaaaaatcaaaacaacacaGGACTAATAATATTCACAGCCCTCATGCTAAACATATTAttagagaaaataaacaaagacaTAAGCATTTGCATCAAGACTAAAACCCTGGACCGATTCTTCAGAAAAACTATTACTATGTGGATTGTTATTAACATTAACAATATCAGCCGTGCAGTGCAGTTATCCAACCCCTCCCTCATCTCGAGGATTGACACTTATGGATTTGGTAACCGCTATAGAAATCGATTGGTCCAGACTACAATGAGAACATGTCCGGAGGGGTTGATGAAATTGTTGCCAGAGATGAATGAGAGCGTTGATTGGCAATTATCCTGGATCGTAGCGATAGGGAAACTGACCTTGGACATAGGATTGAGAGTTATAGAATTTGCAACCTGGGTAGTCTAGTGAATCTAGTGATCCAGCGGAGAGTGGCAACCAAAGTCTTTAGAAAATTGTACTCACTGCTTCCTTGGACATAGAACGATCCAAGAACAATTGACAAATGAGACTAACCTACGTCTCTTTTCGAAGGAAATTCATGTGGTTATCGGAGCAACGATTCCTCTTGATCCGTTAAAGTGAAACTTTGTTGGTGGGATACCATATCTTTCATGAATTGACAAGAACTGAACTTCTCTGTTAGATGACAACAGAAAAAGACTTGAAAACTTTCTCCTCTAATTACCGCAAAGAGAGTTGCAAACGGGAGAGAAAACCTTTGGCTTCTCTAGCACGTTTGACATTTAATTAAGTTTAGAAAGAGATTCatatcaataatttttaaaaaaatcaatatcatGTTAATTCATAGAACTTCTCTCAGTCTTggaaaaattttattattatttttatatagtaATATAATTACTCAAGTGTACTAGACTCTACTTATGGGGAAGGAATCAACCTACAGAATTTTTCTTGCTAAAATATTCGGTAATCATAAGTTATCAAGATATTTAATACCATAAAGGTGATTTTATGGCTCTTTAATCATGAACTCTTGCTTTTTTATTCTTCTGCTCTGCCAAGGAGGGTAGCTTCTGTTTCTGCCGatcatatatttattaaaattcaACCATGGGGAACAAATTGAATTCTTTaatgaaattttgaaaatgaaccTAATTATACTTACAGGGGCAAGTATAAATTTCATCACCAAAGATTGATCATTTCCCATTTCATCAATGAAAGATTGGTCATTTTCTAATTTCGTTATCGAATGTTTTAACGTTTCACATCAATAATCAAA carries:
- the LOC119983557 gene encoding uncharacterized protein LOC119983557; amino-acid sequence: MRSSDDLGSPSTPFRSFGLSMFRARREQVHSMEGTHESGNQDVGSFQKHVTERFHELSVVSADGLLSVEWIKKLLDAFMSCQEEFRVILLKNKDQVLKSPLDSMISEFFERSVKALDICNAIRDGIEKLRLWHKQLEIVQSALHSPQRMVGEGNFRRARKALADLALAMLDEKESGSVLSQRNRSFGRHNTNRGRSQHPPGHSRSLSWSVSRSWSAAKQLQSMAGNLVAPRANEAVATTGLAVLVFTMNSVLLIVLWALVAAIPCQDRGLNIHFQIPRNFSWAVPILQLYEKIMEESKKRERRSSNGLLKEIYQFERCTRHLTDLVDVAQFPLTEEQKTEIEQGVQELAMVCEIFKNSLDPLERQVREVFRKIMSCRTEGLEILGNANNPQ